One stretch of Acropora muricata isolate sample 2 chromosome 12, ASM3666990v1, whole genome shotgun sequence DNA includes these proteins:
- the LOC136891853 gene encoding neuroligin-4, X-linked-like: MKGTSCKVFLWLQIALIMTTVSRASQAHDSNAFVITQMGPIQGLREVISNAHGSVQMIKKFLGIPYAMAPIGNLRFSPPEAHKGWKGTVYKATSFKNICMQMIHHYRTSIHQAWESFSETDNIDEDCLYLNVYTPANATMANHSSFPVLAYIHGGGFFAGTPIRAVSPGEYLALRGIIVVTIQYRLGPFGFFSTGDSSAPGNYGMLDQVEALKWINKNIETFGGDPSRVTLFGESAGGASANLHLLSSLSQGLFHRVITESGTDLSPFAFHDSSSVSQSSRDLAEKLNCTDVKTDLMLKCLRSKKAKEVLKFSGGGLFYPVVDNHFLADSPINLRKAGKFQKLPTLAGFVSNEGSFLLGPSPQEFDKYLFRSSVEMYIVNGISHSEKRKPLLVDAVLFQYSHWPCSKNNSSKIRQSLIDALTDYFIAAPTHASLAFQSRYAPTWLFEFRHRSLHSPNKAWEGVAHGDITPYVFGVPLLNRSVPHPYTEADRNVSEFMVSAYTNFVKEGVPSPVPSYSTEWRNFKPYDQAYLRIEATSHMAKDFQPLKVAFWNEYFPQLCKSVMSCEGHDIAATKSSSCANKLFKLLISLIVISWMAIQ; encoded by the coding sequence ATGAAAGGCACTTCTTGTAAAGTGTTCCTTTGGCTGCAAATTGCATTGATAATGACGACAGTTTCACGCGCATCCCAGGCCCACGATTCAAATGCTTTTGTCATAACACAAATGGGCCCAATTCAAGGTCTGAGAGAAGTAATTTCAAACGCCCACGGTTCCGTCCAGATGATTAAAAAATTTCTAGGTATTCCCTACGCAATGGCGCCAATTGGCAACCTACGCTTTTCCCCGCCAGAGGCCCACAAGGGATGGAAAGGCACTGTGTACAAGGCTACGtcttttaaaaacatttgtatGCAAATGATTCATCATTACAGGACCTCGATACACCAAGCTTGGGAAAGCTTCTCAGAGACGGATAACATAGATGAAGATTGCTTATACCTCAATGTCTACACGCCAGCCAACGCAACTATGGCGAATCACTCTTCTTTCCCGGTACTCGCCTACATTCACGGCGGTGGATTTTTTGCTGGAACGCCGATTCGAGCCGTGTCGCCCGGTGAATATTTGGCTCTGCGAGGAATAATTGTCGTGACTATTCAATATCGTTTGGGTCCTTTTGGATTTTTCTCGACAGGTGATTCCAGCGCACCaggaaattacggaatgttagATCAAGTCGAAGCTTTAAAATGGATAAATAAGAATATCGAGACATTTGGAGGAGATCCTTCACGTGTAACTCTTTTTGGTGAAAGCGCCGGCGGAGCAAGTGCAAATCTACATCTTTTGTCCTCTCTCTCGCAGGGACTTTTTCACCGTGTCATAACAGAAAGTGGAACAGATCTGTCGCCGTTTGCGTTTCACGATAGTTCAAGCGTTTCACAATCCTCGAGAGATCTTGCTGAGAAATTAAACTGTACAGACGTCAAAACGGATCTCATGTTGAAATGCTTGAGGTCAAAGAAAGCAAAGGAAGTTCTGAAATTTTCTGGAGGAGGTCTTTTTTATCCCGTGGTGGATAATCATTTTTTGGCTGATTCTCCAATAAATCTTCGAAAAGCAGGCAAGTTTCAAAAACTGCCCACTTTGGCTGGTTTTGTTAGCAACGAAGGGTCCTTTCTACTGGGCCCATCTCCGCAGGAGTTTGATAAATACTTATTCAGGAGCAGCGTAGAAATGTATATTGTCAACGGCATATCGCACTCAGAAAAGAGAAAACCGCTTTTGGTGGATGCAGTTCTTTTTCAGTACTCTCACTGGCCTTGCAGTAAAAACAACTCCTCCAAAATAAGGCAGAGTTTAATCGATGCTTTAACCGATTATTTTATAGCGGCTCCGACTCACGCCAGCCTGGCATTTCAAAGTAGATATGCACCGACCTGGTTATTCGAATTCCGACATCGGTCTCTGCACAGTCCAAACAAAGCCTGGGAGGGCGTGGCACACGGTGATATCACCCCTTACGTATTTGGGGTACCCCTCCTGAATCGCTCCGTGCCACACCCATACACCGAAGCGGACAGAAACGTCAGTGAATTTATGGTTTCTGCATACACAAACTTTGTAAAAGAAGGAGTGCCTTCGCCAGTTCCTTCATACAGCACAGAGTGGAGGAATTTCAAACCATACGATCAGGCGTACCTTCGAATCGAAGCGACCTCTCACATGGCCAAAGACTTCCAACCACTAAAAGTGGCATTTTGGAATGAGTATTTTCCGCAATTGTGCAAGTCTGTGATGAGTTGCGAAGGCCATGACATTGCAGCAACAAAAAGTTCTAGCTGTGCGAACAAGTTGTTCAAGCTGTTAATTTCGTTAATTGTTATCAGTTGGATGGCGATCCAATAG
- the LOC136892632 gene encoding uncharacterized protein: protein MGTKFLFIVFVFAGLWFALAASSERPIVETNYGKIIGKTRNFVDEEGGGGGIGGIKDVNAFLGIPYASPPVNNLRFRPPERPAAWKPKIYDATSFRNVCAQLEVTHFETSIRLAWSDFTWNNYSSEDCLYLNVFAPARNARNNSSLYPVIVFIHGGSYVFGTTTRHTTPGEVLPRFGVVLVTIQYRLGPFGFMTTGDEAARGNWGMLDQVQALKWVQENIGAFGGDPNKVTLLGVSSGGASVGLHILSPLSKGLFHKAIMESGVEFSPFAFSSVQKAVNKTKRAAQKLGCVTEKHKEMMECLRAQKTREILKHYEWQNVGPVIDYFFMHDTPKNLRRSGNFSSVPLISGFNSHEGMHNVPKKFQSPIEITPQLFKESIVDFVKNHTFHEDDLTSSLLGEAIEFQYTPWGKQQNSLTLREKMVDMQSDYYVSAPTLEVLAIHSQKAVTFMYEFSHRSKKNASEDWRWVRHGDNTPYDFGLPLLNISSMDFSEEDKDVSRLIMSFYANFAKDGAPTPSPVQGVNWTEFNRTHGRYLAIQDKPEVKANFNPYRMAFWNRYYPRLVNFSKDMKAPSEEEENPTANQENSGSPTAAKKQSGQGLLCTILTCALLHRAACCVFNNIAWSDFTWNNYSSEDCLYLNVFAPARNARNNSSLYPVIVFIHGGSYVFGTTTRHTTPGEVLPRFGVVLVTIQYRLGPFGFMTTGDEAARGNWGMLDQVQALKWVQENIEAFRGDSTKVTLLVVSSGGGSVGLHILSPLSKGLFHKAVMESGVEFSPFAFSSVQKAVNKTKRAAQKLGCVTENHKEMMECLRAQKTREILKHYEWQNVGPVIDYFFMHDTPENLRRSGNFSSVPLISGFNSHEGMHNIPQKFQSPIEITPQLFKESIVDFVKNDTFHEDDMTSSLIEEAIEFQYTPWGKQQNSLTLREKMVDMQSDYYVSAPTLEVLAIHSQKAVTFMYEFSHRSKRNASEDWRWVRHGDNTPYDFGLPLLNISSMDFSEEDKYVSRLIMSFYANFAKDGAPTPSPVTPWVNWTEFNRTHGRYLAIQGKPEVKANFNPYRMAFWNRYYPRLVNFSKDMKAPSEEEENPTANQENSGSPTAAKKQSGQGLLVFVEIMGTKFLFIVFVVAGLWFPLAASSEGPIVETNYGKIIGKTRNFVEEEGGCHGICGIKDVSAFLGIPYASPPVNNLRFRPPERPAAWKPKIYDATSFRNVCAQLEVPQVETSIRLAWSDFTWNNYSSEDCLYLNVFAPTRNARNNSSLYPVIVFIHGGSYVFGTTTRHTTPGEVLPRFGVVLLTIQYRLGPFGFMTTGDEAARGNWGMLDQVQALKWVQENIGAFGGDFNKVTLLGVSSGGASVGLHILSPLSKGLFHKAIMESGVEFSPFAFSSVQKAVNKTKRAAQKLGCVTENHKEMMECLRAQKTREILKHYKWQNVGPVIDYFFMHDTPKNLRRSGNFSSVPLISGFNSHEGMHNIPKKFQSPIEITPQLFKESIVDFVKNDTFHEDDMTSSLIEEAIEFQYTPWGKQQNSLTLREKMVDMQSDYYVSAPTLEVLAIHSQKAVTFMYEFSHRSKRNASEDWRWVRHGDNTPYDFGLPLLNISSMDFSEEDKYVSRLIMSFYANFAKDGAPTPSPVTPWVNWTEFNRTHGRYLAIQGKPEVKANFNPYRMAFWNRYYPRLVNFSKDMKAPSEEEENPTANQENSGSPTAAKKQSGQGLLGTILTCALLHRAAV, encoded by the exons ATGGGAACAAAATTCTTGTTCATCGTGTTTGTGTTTGCTGGCCTTTGGTTCGCGCTCGCAGCCTCTTCTGAGAGACCAATTGTTGAAACTAACTACGGCAAGATCATTGGAAAGACCAGGAATTTTGTTGACGAAGAAGGCGGCGGCGGCGGCATTGGCGGGATTAAAGACGTCAATGCATTCCTAGGAATTCCCTACGCCTCGCCGCCCGTGAACAACCTACGCTTTCGACCGCCTGAGAGGCCAGCTGCTTGGAAACCCAAAATTTATGACGCAACATCGTTTCGAAATGTTTGTGCGCAATTAGAAGTAACCCACTTTGAAACCTCGATACGTTTAGCGTGGTCTGACTTTACTTGGAACAACTATTCCAGTGAGGATTGCTTGTATCTGAATGTATTTGCGCCCGCGAGAAACGCTAGGAATAACAGCTCACTTTATCCAGTGATTGTGTTCATTCATGGAGGCAGCTATGTGTTTGGCACGACAACTCGACACACCACGCCAGGCGAGGTTTTACCGAGATTCGGCGTCGTCTTGGTGACAATTCAATACCGTCTAGGTCCGTTTGGTTTCATGACTACCGGTGATGAAGCTGCACGCGGCAATTGGGGAATGTTAGATCAAGTGCAAGCCCTGAAGTGGGTTCAAGAGAACATAGGGGCGTTTGGAGGGGATCCTAACAAGGTCACTTTATTAGGGGTGAGCTCAGGTGGGGCCAGTGTCGGCCTTCATATACTGTCACCTCTTTCCAAGGGACTTTTTCACAAAGCAATTATGGAGAGCGGGGTGGAATTCTCGCCTTTTGCGTTTTCCTCGGTACAGAAAGcggttaataaaacaaaaagagctGCGCAAAAACTCGGCTGCGTCACCGAGAAGCACAAAGAAATGATGGAATGCCTGCGAGCACAGAAAACAAGGGAAATCCTCAAACATTACGAATGGCAAAACGTAGGTCCAGTGATTGATTATTTCTTCATGCACGACACACCCAAAAATCTCAGGCGGTCGGGGAATTTCTCTTCTGTTCCACTGATTAGCGGTTTCAATAGTCACGAAGGAATGCACAACGTCCCGAAAAAATTCCAGTCTCCGATCGAAATTACACCGCAACTGTTCAAAGAGTCCATCGTAGACTTTGTAAAAAATCATACCTTTCATGAAGACGACTTGACCTCTTCGCTGCTAGGAGAAGCCATCGAATTTCAGTACACACCCTGGGGAAAGCAACAAAATTCACTCACCCTCCGTGAGAAGATGGTTGACATGCAGTCCGACTATTACGTTTCTGCCCCTACCCTGGAGGTGTTGGCAATTCACAGTCAGAAGGCAGTAACTTTCATGTACGAGTTCAGCCACAGATCCAAAAAAAACGCAAGTGAAGATTGGAGATGGGTACGGCATGGAGACAATACCCCCTACGATTTTGGTCTGCCACTTTTAAACATATCTTCCATGGATTTCTCTGAAGAGGACAAAGATGTTAGCAGATTGATTATGTCTTTTTACGCGAACTTTGCTAAGGATGGAGCGCCCACGCCATCTCCCGTACAAGGGGTAAACTGGACCGAGTTTAACAGGACTCATGGACGGTACTTGGCGATTCAAGACAAACCTGAAGTCAAAGCAAACTTCAACCCGTACAGAATGGCATTTTGGAACAGGTATTACCCTCGACTGGTGAATTTCTCAAAGGATATGAAAGCACCATCAGAGGAAGAAGAGAATCCAACGGCAAACCAGGAGAATTCAGGAAGTCCGACTGCAGCCAAGAAACAGTCGGGACAAGGCCTTCTCTGTACGATTTTGACATGCGCATTGCTTCACCGGGCAGCT TGTTGTGTTTTCAACAACATTG CGTGGTCTGACTTTACTTGGAACAACTATTCCAGTGAGGATTGCTTGTATCTGAATGTATTTGCGCCCGCGAGAAACGCTAGGAATAACAGCTCACTTTATCCAGTGATTGTATTCATTCATGGAGGCAGCTATGTGTTTGGCACGACAACTCGACACACCACGCCAGGCGAGGTTTTACCGAGATTCGGCGTCGTCTTGGTGACAATTCAGTACCGTCTTGGTCCGTTTGGTTTCATGACTACCGGTGATGAAGCTGCACGCGGCAATTGGGGAATGTTAGATCAAGTGCAAGCCCTGAAGTGGGTTCAAGAGAACATAGAGGCTTTTAGAGGGGATTCAACCAAGGTCACTTTATTAGTGGTGAGCTCTGGTGGGGGCAGTGTCGGCCTTCATATTCTGTCACCTCTTTCCAAGGGACTTTTTCACAAAGCCGTTATGGAGAGCGGGGTGGAATTCTCGCCTTTTGCGTTTTCCTCGGTGCAGAAAGcggttaataaaacaaaaagagctGCGCAAAAACTCGGCTGCGTCACCGAGAATCACAAAGAAATGATGGAATGCCTGCGAGCACAGAAAACAAGGGAAATCCTCAAACATTACGAATGGCAAAACGTAGGTCCAGTGATTGATTATTTCTTCATGCACGACACACCCGAAAATCTCAGGCGGTCGGGGAATTTCTCTTCTGTTCCACTGATTAGCGGTTTCAACAGCCACGAAGGAATGCACAACATCCCGCAAAAATTCCAGTCTCCGATCGAAATTACACCGCAACTGTTCAAAGAGTCCATCGTAGACTTTGTAAAAAATGATACCTTTCATGAAGACGACATGACCTCTTCGCTAATAGAAGAAGCCATCGAATTTCAGTACACACCCTGGGGAAAGCAACAAAATTCACTCACCCTCCGTGAGAAGATGGTTGACATGCAGTCCGACTATTACGTTTCTGCCCCTACCCTGGAGGTGTTGGCAATTCACAGTCAGAAGGCAGTAACTTTCATGTACGAGTTCAGCCACAGATCCAAAAGAAACGCAAGTGAAGATTGGAGATGGGTACGGCATGGAGACAATACCCCCTACGATTTTGGTCTGCCACTTTTAAACATATCTTCCATGGATTTCTCTGAAGAGGACAAATATGTTAGCAGATTGATTATGTCTTTTTACGCGAACTTTGCTAAGGATGGAGCGCCCACGCCATCTCCCGTTACCCCTTGGGTAAACTGGACCGAGTTTAACAGGACTCATGGACGGTACTTGGCGATTCAAGGCAAACCTGAAGTCAAAGCAAACTTCAACCCGTACAGAATGGCATTTTGGAACAGGTATTACCCTCGACTGGTGAATTTCTCAAAGGATATGAAAGCACCATCAGAGGAAGAAGAGAATCCAACGGCAAACCAGGAGAATTCAGGAAGTCCGACTGCAGCCAAGAAACAGTCGGGACAAGGCCTTCTCG TATTCGTCGAGATTATGGGAACAAAATTCTTGTTCATCGTGTTTGTGGTCGCTGGCCTTTGGTTCCCGCTCGCAGCCTCTTCTGAGGGACCAATTGTTGAAACTAACTACGGCAAGATCATTGGAAAGACCAGGAATTTTGTTGAAGAAGAAGGCGGCTGCCACGGCATATGCGGGATTAAAGACGTCAGCGCATTCCTAGGAATTCCCTACGCCTCGCCGCCCGTGAACAACCTACGCTTTCGACCGCCTGAGAGGCCAGCTGCTTGGAAACCCAAAATTTATGACGCAACATCGTTTCGAAATGTTTGTGCGCAATTAGAAGTTCCCCAAGTTGAAACCTCGATACGTTTAGCGTGGTCTGACTTTACTTGGAACAACTATTCCAGTGAGGATTGCTTGTATCTGAATGTATTTGCGCCCACGAGAAACGCTAGGAATAACAGCTCACTTTATCCAGTGATTGTGTTCATTCATGGAGGCAGCTATGTGTTTGGCACGACAACTCGACACACCACGCCAGGCGAGGTTTTACCGAGATTCGGCGTCGTCTTGTTGACAATTCAGTACCGTCTAGGTCCGTTTGGTTTCATGACTACCGGTGATGAAGCTGCACGCGGCAATTGGGGAATGTTGGATCAAGTGCAAGCCCTGAAGTGGGTTCAAGAGAACATAGGGGCGTTTGGAGGGGATTTTAACAAGGTCACTTTATTAGGCGTGAGCTCTGGTGGGGCCAGTGTCGGCCTTCATATACTGTCACCTCTTTCCAAGGGACTTTTTCACAAAGCCATTATGGAGAGCGGGGTGGAATTCTCGCCTTTTGCGTTTTCCTCGGTGCAGAAAGcggttaataaaacaaaaagagcaGCGCAAAAACTCGGCTGCGTCACCGAGAATCACAAAGAAATGATGGAATGCCTGCGAGCACAGAAAACAAGGGAAATCCTCAAACATTACAAATGGCAAAACGTAGGTCCAGTGATTGATTATTTCTTCATGCACGACACACCCAAAAATCTCAGGCGGTCGGGGAATTTCTCTTCTGTTCCACTGATTAGCGGTTTCAACAGCCACGAAGGAATGCACAACATCCCGAAAAAATTCCAGTCTCCGATCGAAATTACACCGCAACTGTTCAAAGAGTCTATCGTAGACTTTGTAAAAAATGATACCTTTCATGAAGACGACATGACCTCTTCGCTAATAGAAGAAGCCATCGAATTTCAGTACACACCCTGGGGAAAGCAACAAAATTCACTCACCCTCCGTGAGAAGATGGTTGACATGCAGTCCGACTATTACGTTTCTGCCCCTACCCTGGAGGTGTTGGCAATTCACAGTCAGAAGGCAGTAACTTTCATGTACGAGTTCAGCCACAGATCCAAAAGAAACGCAAGTGAAGATTGGAGATGGGTACGGCATGGAGACAATACCCCCTACGATTTTGGTCTGCCACTTTTAAACATATCTTCCATGGATTTCTCTGAAGAGGACAAATATGTTAGCAGATTGATTATGTCTTTTTACGCGAACTTTGCTAAGGATGGAGCGCCCACGCCATCTCCCGTTACCCCTTGGGTAAACTGGACCGAGTTTAACAGGACTCATGGACGGTACTTGGCGATTCAAGGCAAACCTGAAGTCAAAGCAAACTTCAACCCGTACAGAATGGCATTTTGGAACAGGTATTACCCTCGACTGGTGAATTTCTCAAAGGATATGAAAGCACCATCAGAGGAAGAAGAGAATCCAACGGCAAACCAGGAGAATTCAGGAAGTCCGACTGCAGCCAAGAAACAGTCGGGACAAGGCCTTCTCGGTACGATTTTGACATGCGCATTGCTTCACCGGGCAGCTGTTTAG
- the LOC136891873 gene encoding cuticle collagen 2C-like, giving the protein MASKLILGCLALMVASTYARSTYKRNANPCPPGCPGSCAPACAVSCCLPPPPAPPPPPPPPPPPPEPAKPGPPGPSGRMGPPGPVGPIGPMGEAGPPGPPGAQGPPGPPGEPAPPPPPPPPCPPVCAHTCVSSCPTQCCSGRK; this is encoded by the exons ATGGCTTCTAAGCTAATTTTAGGGTGCCTGGCCCTCATGGTTGCCTCCACATACGCGAGATCAA CATACAAAAGAAACGCTAACCCCTGTCCCCCGGGATGTCCCGGAAGTTGTGCGCCCGCGTGCGCTGTGTCGTGCTGTCTTCCACCACCACCCGCTCCACCACCGCCTCCTCCCCCACCCCCACCACCACCAGAGCCAGCTAAGCCCGGACCTCCTGGACCCTCTGGACGAATGGGACCACCCGGACCAGTTGGACCCATTGGACCGATGGGAGAGGCCGGACCTCCAGGACCTCCCGGAGCACAAGGACCCCCAGGACCACCCGGAGAACCCGCTCCTCCTCCACCACCACCGCCACCATGTCCTCCGGTCTGTGCCCACACATGCGTCTCGTCTTGCCCAACACAGTGCTGCTCAGGCAGAAAGTAA